Part of the Verrucomicrobiia bacterium genome, CGAGCGGCAGGCTTCCGAGGGTCAGCGGCCCGAAGGCAAAACGCACGAGCCGCAGGACTTTGTATTCCAGCTTCTCGAAAATGCGGCGCACTTCCCGCTTCTTGCCTTCGGCGAGACTCACGTGGATGATGCGCGGCGAAACCGGATGGACTCTTTCCACGCGGGCCCAGCCGTCTTCGAGCCGGAGGCCCCCGACCATTTTAGGGATGTCGGAACGCTCGAAGGCGCGATGCACCCGGACTTCGTACCACTTGCTGACATGGTAGCGCGGATGGATCAGCTTGTTGGCGAGCTCGCCGTCGTTGGTAAATAAAAGAAGGCCCATGCTGTCCTTGTCGAGACGGCCGACCGGGAAAACGCGCGTGCGTGTTCCGGTCTGGCGGGAGCTTTTGACGAGCGTGCGCGGCAGAAGATCGTAGACCGTCTTCGGCGCATGCGGGTCGCTTGCCGTCGTCATGTAGCCGACCGGCTTGTTCATCACG contains:
- a CDS encoding pseudouridine synthase, which encodes MRISRALALAGIDSRRKCELHVTNGAVKVNGEVVFDLGRQVDPEKDSISFRGKRLTFGGHIYYVMNKPVGYMTTASDPHAPKTVYDLLPRTLVKSSRQTGTRTRVFPVGRLDKDSMGLLLFTNDGELANKLIHPRYHVSKWYEVRVHRAFERSDIPKMVGGLRLEDGWARVERVHPVSPRIIHVSLAEGKKREVRRIFEKLEYKVLRLVRFAFGPLTLGSLPLGKGRFLNKNEIRALKQAVAGTEDTEENEDGS